The Magnolia sinica isolate HGM2019 chromosome 9, MsV1, whole genome shotgun sequence sequence catgggttatggcccattgcaatgtacataaggcccattggtgaggcccattaatgcggctcatttgatgaatgtaaggcccatgtgatacggcccatttgatgtatttagggcccatgggtcgaggcccaatgggttgtccttagggtctgttgcaatgcgtgatttctccatggtttgtggcaggctatgccttgggagcaatgttggtttgacgtccacattgcaagtataatgttggttaaatgtccgcattacgactctccttagggcccattgataggcccatacttgttgataattcatcgctttataacatgcttagtatagttccatgattcatgcccatacgcatcatatgtatgcttgatatgaggaatgtttgactatagcataagccattgggctgagacatttatgggactccttatgagatggagtgccccacatgattgcgtggtacgcgtaggattgctgcatgattgtacggtatgactcatgcatctcgcatatgtgtgacttgatcactgcatgccctagcgacatcagggcggtggctccacagacacatcgtggatggccgtatcggatactgaaaatgtttggttctagcactgtgagcacttaggatgcccttgggtgaaagtcctagaacctttttcgtaccaggagatgctccaacgtctagaccgagtggatacacgagtgccagagtgccgaataccagtaggctgcgtctcccactatgtcgtggtcggttggaagggggtgtggccttatccgcccgagtgagggggctataagctaggctgagtttgaccagctcgcaaataagtccgctatcgacgagccgggtaagtattggcggactactggtcaagcagatagtgtggtctcttccacttgcttgactgtacAGCTAGGGAAGAGGCAGTTAGTGTAAGGTGTATTAGactccggtgatatccagagaggaactgtactgatatgtgtacttgatgagtactggcacgcttgctttgcatctcgcatatgacatttagctacataggcctcgcatcgcatggccttggtgtggccaatagcattcatgccttgcatcacatagctttggtatagctgatagcattcatggacttaccgcatatttccgtattactctgatattgtacacttgacactcgccttacacacactttcaccaccctctagctttttataagcttatgcacgatagatatgtgtaggtgacgttaggttgcagcagcgttgggcttggagcgtgcagccaagcttctggagtttctgttactttcattatattgtatttcccttttatacacattgtacttaaagtttttgatatagtgaatatgtggtgttgttgttttccTTCTGATAGCTTGTTCTTATTTCCCTTTTCTCTATTGCAGTTTGCCCTGTGCGCGTTGAAGGCCCGCGTCGATCTTGATTGGGCTCACAAGTGGGTAAAGGAGGCTGAAGCTCGGGCATCGACTATGGAGGTCGAGCTAGAGGCGATGAAGGCTGCCCTTTAAGCAGCTTCTGTCGAGAAGGCTGGGATGACCTCGCGATTGCGTGAGGCTAGGTAATGTACGATGATTGCCGCACGTGGCTCGTTGACACGACCACCACGCTAGATCGGCTGAAGAGAGAGACCAAGGCGATCCTTGCCATCTCGTGGAGGGATGTTGTGAAGGACTTCCAATTATCCCACCCAAGCGTTCTCGGATGAAAGGGATACTCTTTTTCATCAAGGTTATGCTTagtatgtgatgataatgaaggAGAACTTCCCTGAGCTAGATCTCTTGACCTTCAACGAGCTCGAGTCAGGCACCGATGGCTCAGGTGACAAAGCAGCTCCCGAGACAGCTCTTGAGGTAGCTCCCAAGGTGGCCTTGCAGATGGCCTCTGAAGCGGTGATTGAGTCTTGAAGTTAATTTTACAGATCTTCTCGGTTTTAAGCAATTTAAGTACGTCTGAGAGTTCGGACCTTTTCGGCTTCAGGCATTTCAAGCACACCGAGAGGTCAAGCTTCAAGCACTTTAGGCACATCCAGCGTCTCTTAAGACACATGCTACGCCTTCTTCCTCTTTGGGCTCCTCCTTCCTCTTCGGGTTCTGGGTCGTCCTCTATTATATAACCTTTGACTTTATAGTTGATGTAAAACCGATGTAAAGCCAATGTAAATAGGCCTTTGGATCTTTATCAATGAAAGGCATTTTTTCAACTTATCTGTGTCCACCTGCATGTGTTCAGACCGATCTATTAGAataacattttcaatttttgatgcGATTATTTGAGTTGATGCCGAGTTACTATCTGGGCACCAATTTGGATCAGGCCAGGGTCGTTATTGCCGACCGAGCCTTGGTCGGGCCCCGAACGGATCTCTCTCAGACTCAGTTCGATAATAGGCTAGATATCGATTAGACATAGATCTGATAAAGctctttgtcatttcttttttaTCAATACAAAGGAGAATGAACATTATCTCGTTCTTCCTACGGATAGTAGATCTTCAGATGCTCGTTGTTTTAGGGGTGCGGGAGTAACTGGCCACTAAGGTCTTCCAGTCGATAAGATCTGAGAAGGCTTGTGTGCAACACtacgtagggtccttcccaggtTGGTCTTAGGGTTCCTGCCCCCTCTTCTTTAGTGTTCTGAAATACCTTTCGGAGGACTAAGTCTTCGACCTGGAATCTTCTTTCCTTGACCTGGGCGTTATAGAATCATGACACTTGCTGCTGGCGAACGATGGTCCGAAGCCGAGCCAGTTCCCTTCGTTCTTTGAGAAGGTCGATGCTGAGGAACATGAGCTCATCATTAAATGGATCGTCAAACGAACTTATCCGAGCCGATGGTAATTCAATTTCTACTGGGGTGACTGCCTTTGCCCCATAGGCCAGAGAGAATGAGGTCTCTCCGGCAGCGGTCCGAGCTGTCATTCGATAAGCCCATAGGACCTTGGGGAGTTCTTCGGCCCAGTCTCCCTTAGCCTTATCGAGCTTAGTTCGAAGATGGTGTTTGATGACCTTGTTGACGGCCTCTACTTGCCCGTTCGCTTGAGGATGTCAAGGCGACGAGTAGATGTTACGAATCTCAAGATTCTTGCACATCTCTCAGTATTGCTTATTGTCGAATTGTTTTCCATTATCCGAGACAATAGTGGAGGAATTCCAAATCTGCATATAATATTTTTTCAGACAAAGTCTTTGATTTTTTGCTCAGTAATCTTGGCTAGAGGCTTGGTTTTGACCCACTTAATGAAGTAATCGACTATGACAATGGCGAACTCTGTCTGACCCTTGCCTGTAGGGAGAGGACCGACAATATCAATCCCCTGCTGAGCAAAGGGTCAGGGCCCGACCATCGGTGTGAGCTCTTCTGGGGGCTGTCGAGGGATGTTGGTGAATCTCTAGCATTTATTGCATGTTCTGACGAGTTGTCGGGCATTGTGCTGGACGGTTGGCTAGCAGTATCTCTGCCGAATGACTTTGTGTACCAAAGATCACCCTCCAAAGTGATTTCTGCAAATTCCTTCGTCGATCTCCCTCTGGACGTAGTCCGCTTCGTCTGGTCGAACAAACCTTAGGTAGGGGAGGTAGAGCCCTTTTTTGTAAAGTATGCTGTTGAGCATAGTGTATCGGGCTGCCTTGACCTTCATGCATCGCGCTTCTGCCAAATTTTCGGGAAGGTTGCCGTTCTCAAGCTATTGGATGATCAGGTCCATCCATGTTGGTTCCAAACTGACGAGAAGAACGGGAGTAGGGTTGGCTTCTGGGATACTTGGTTTAGCTAAGAACTCGATCGGGATGGACCTCGGAATCTCGCCCTCTTCTGCCGTAGCGAGCTTCGCCAGCATGTCAGCCTTAGTGTTTTTCGCTCGAGAGATTAGGGCGACGTGACACTTCTGGAAGCTCGTGATCAGTTCTTTAGCTTTCTAGAGATAAGCTCTCAGGCGATCTTTCTTAGCTTGTTAAACGTCGGCTATCTGGTTGATGATCAACTGTGAGTCACTGAAAACCTTGAGGTTCCGAGCCCACATGTTTGCTGCCAACATGAGGCTGATAATCAGAGCTTTATATTCGGCTATATtattggaggcttgaaatccaaatcttaaggcatactgtatgCACGTATGGTCAAGAGTCTCTAGGACTATCCCGGCCCCACTTGCCTTGGAGTTGGATGATCCGTCGACGTAAAGTGTCCAGAGTGGGGGGTCGGAAAATTTATAAGCATCTTCATGTTTAGTGGCTGACTAATTGGGCAGAACTTCGGGTCTATCGAGGTCGGCTAGGGGGCGACTTTCGGTCGATTGTTGCTCGGGCAAATGCATTAGTTTGACAATGAAGTAAGTTACTGGTTGGCCTTTTATTGTTGTACGTGGCTGGAACTTGATTTTAAACTTTCTTAATTCAATCACCCATTTGGTTAGTCGACCTGAGACTTGGGGTTTCTGCAAGACTTGCCGAAGTGGATGATCGATTAGGACCTTGATCGAGTGGGCTTGAAAATACGGTCACAATCGCCAGGAAGATGAAACCAAGGCTAAGGCCAATTTCTCCAGGGTCGGATATCTTATCTCAGTTGGAAttaatgctttgctgacgtaatagatAGGCAGTTGCCTTCCCTCGCTTTCTCTTATTAATGTCAAGTTTACTGCTATGTCAGACACGGCAAGGTAGAGCAAAAGTGTTTCCCCAGGCTCAGGCTTGGAGAGTAGCGAGGGCGACCCTAAATATTCCTTGAGCTGCTAAAAAGCAacctcacactcttcgctccaatCGACAAGCTGCCACCCCTTCAACTgctgaagaagggaaaacacttaTCGGTGGCCTTAGATACAAAACGATTGAGAACAACCACTCTTCAGTTAATCTTTGGATGTCTTTTATCGTCCTCAGAGACTGCATGTCGAGAAAGGCTTTTATCTTTTTAGGGTTGGCTTCTATTCTTCGCTAGCTGACAAAAAATCTAAGAAACTTCCCCGAGCTTACGCCAAAGGCATAATTGCTCGGGTTGAGATTCATTTGATATTTTTggaggatgaggaacatttcctctaAGTCGGCCACGTGGTCATCGACTTTtacgctcttgacgagcatgtcgtcgatataGACCTCCATGGTCCAACCTATCTGTTGTGCGAACATCTTGTTAACTAACCTCTGGTAGGTAACTCCTGCATTATTTAAACCGAAAGGTATCACTCGGTAATAGTAAAGGCCTTTTGTTTGTGATAAAGGTAGTTTTAGATTTATTAGTTGGGTGCATTACAATCTGGTTGTATCCTGAGTACTCATCCATAAAACTAACTCATGCCTCGCTGTGCTGTCGACCAATTGGTCGATTCTGGGAAGAGGAAAActgtcctttgggcaggctttgttcaggtcggtGTAATCTATACAGACTCGCCATTTTCCATTTACCTTCTTCACTAGTATGATGTTAGCCACCCATTCTGGGTAGTAGATTTCTTCGATGAATCCGGCtttgaggagcttgctgacctcttctccAATTATGACATACCTTTCGGGTCCGAGGGCGCGTCACTTCTATCAGATTGGACGGTAAGACGGATTAATATTTAACCAATGAGTCATGATAGTGGGGTCTATGTCGGACATGTCTTTATGAGACCATGCGAAAATGTCGGTGAAGCGTTGAAGGAGAGCTACCAACCCGTTGTGCACCAGAGGTGTTAAAGACGACCCGATCTATATCGCTTTGGAGGGGTTGGACTCGTCTAGGAGGATCGGAATAAGGTCTTCCATGGGTTGGCCACGCACTTGGGATTCTTCTCGTGGGTCCAGAGACTTGATCGTCATTACCTCGCGGGGAATTCTCAGGGTTGTAGCATAGCACTGGTGGGCTTCTTGTTAGTCGCCCTTGACGAGTCCTACCTCACGCTCAATTGGGAACTTCATGGCAAGGTGGTAAGTTGACACTATTGCTCGGAGGAGGCACAACAATGGTCAACCCAAAATGGCGTTGTAAATAGATGGTTGGTCGACCACAAGAAAGTCGACCATCACAGTGGTCTGAGTTGGGTCGTCTCTGTCTGTGAGTGGGAGCTGAATAGCTCCCTCTGGCATAACTTTGCCCCCGGAGAATCCGAGCAGGGGCGTTTTGATGGAACGAAGAGAGTTCTTACTGACCCCCATCTTATCGAAAGCTTGGGGAAAAGCACATCAGCCCACAACCCTATGTCGACAAGAATTCAGAATACTTTCTGATTGGCTATAATGACCGTGATTACCAGTGTGTCGTCATGAGGATGATGAACACCTCGAGCATCTTCATCGGTGAAAATCACGCTGTATCCGTCCAGCTTTCTTTCTTTCGAGGGTCGGGCGAGGATCATTATTTTCACTTCCGGGCGTCTGATGCATCTCGCATGGGCCTTCCATGCGTTGTTTGAATCTCCTCTGCCCTTATGACCACCAAAGATTGTCCGGATTTCTCCAGTTGGTTTGTTGTCAATCGGCTGTTCCTCGGTCGCCGAGGCTCGGTTTTCTTTTTGATCTATATGCTGGCCGAGGTGGCCTTCCTCGATAAGCCTCTCGATCTTGTACTGGAGGTGGTAGCAGTCGCTTGTATTGTGCTTGTAGTACCAATGAAAATGGCAATACTTGTTCTTGCTCCTTCTATCGGGATTGCCGCGCAACTTGTTCGGCCATTGGATAAAACGTTCATCTTTTATTTCCATTAGCACTTGCTCTTGAGATTTGTTCAGCGGGGTGTAATTGGTAAATTTGTTGTCGGGTCGTTTATTCAACCTACGATCGTCATGAGACCGAtcctcttttcattttcttctcgtATTGGCCGAGTCTGGTTCCTTCTTCGCATACTTCTGTGACCGATTCAGGAACTCGGCCAATGTGGCAAGGGGATTTTTGTTCAACAAGAAGACGAATGGTTTGTCCCTCAGTCCGGTCATGATGGCGTTAAGAGCGGTCTCGTTTGAGTTCTTTCTCACTTGAAGCACCTGCatattaaaacgcttgatatagTCATTTAGGAGCTCTCCGTCTTTCTGGACTATATTCATCAGCTGTGCTGGCACTTTGAGTCTCTTCTTCcctccgatgaagttggtgacGAAGGCCTCGCTGAACTCGGTGAACGATCGGATGAACCTTGGTTTTATCTGCTTAAACTAGAGTCGTGACGCACCAGTTAGGGTCAGTAAGAAGGCTCGACACATAACTGCATCAGTGGCATCATGGAGCTCCATGTACGTCCAGAACAACTCCATGTGCTCTGTTGGGTCAGTGCTCCCTGTGTGGGGGGTTATTTAAGGTAATTAAAACCTGTCCAGTAGTCATGCTCACATAATATCAACCATGAAAGGAGATTTTGTCTCTTCGGGGGCGATCACATTGCCTCCGTAGCCCTGCCTCATATCGGGGATTTGTCGCTGCAAGTTTTGCAGCTCATTTTTCCAAGGTTATTCACTATCGGCAGTAGCCTCGACTAGGGCTCTGTTGCGTCGCTGCCAATCTATATCGTGCCGTAGGTCGGAGGCAGGCAGCAGTGCCGTCCCTGATATGTGAGATGGAATGGGCTCAGCAGGAACAGACTGCGGGGTCAGTTGTGACGGGATATGCAACACGGAGGGTTAAGGGGGGTCGGCACGCAGTCAAGGATAGCTCGACTGGCCCTCTCCCTGGAAATTTGGCTAATGAGCATACAGAGGTTGCATATTTTCCATCATCCACTTCAGAAAACATAAATCGTCTCTCATGTCTCCAACTTCTCTTTCAAGAGTGTCTCGTCGACCGCCTCTGTCATGCCTTTGTTGACGACGTCGACTCGAACCTGAAGTGGCCTGGTGTTGAGGGGAGCCACGACGGCTCTCCTGTCTCTCAGGGGCCTCAATGGGGTTCGGGGTTTGCATGATGGAAGTAGGAACGGTGGCGATCGAGATGGCCAAGGGTGAAGACTGGGCTTTCTTCTTTCATTTGGccattttttgaattttgaacatTCACTGATAGAACTAGAATAGCTTTGTTATCATTCCCACAAACAACGCCAagatgttgatgcagttttctgacGGACCTTCTATGCGTCTTTCCCTTAAACCTGCACAAGCGAAGGTGAGAGATAAAGGAGGCCCTGGTTCAttcaggggactctccgatgcctaagtcaggctcaTGGTCTAGGAAGGATGTCCAGAAAAGAGATCAAAGTGGTGATTAGGATTTTTTGTGAACGTACCTTCTTGGCGAAGTGCATCCCTAATTTATAGGGAAGGGAGAGATCCATTGTAAAGGGACTCTCTCCGATTGTATTGGAGATTTGATATGATATGGGATCTTCCCAAGATTTTAGGATGTCGAGAACATCGGGATCTAATCTTTATCTCTTCGAGATCTTAGGAGAGATCTTCGGGATTCGTAAGATTCTTTCGACATTGGCTCGATTTTGGGTCGGATCTAAGGCAGGAGCCACTCTGGATGACTTAGCCCTCCTTGTAAATCAAGCTTTAAGATCTTTCAAGATGTCTCGACCCTGTCGAGGAAATTATTATGGATTACGACATTTCTGTGACTGGGCTATGGCCAGTCTATGATCATCGTGTATCCAATCTTCGACCGATCTATGATCGAGCTATGGCCAGTCTATGATCGTCCCATGACCAATCTATGGTTGACATGTGGTCCGCCTGTGACCAAGCTATGGTCGGTCTGTGGCTGATCTTATGTCCAATATTCGACCGATCTATGGCCGAGCTATGGTCGGTCTGTGATCCTCCTGTGACCGATCTATAGCTGACTTATGATTGGCCTGTAACCGAGCTATAGTCAGTTTGTGGCTGATCTTTGCCCAAGCTATGGTCAATCCTTAATCGACCCTT is a genomic window containing:
- the LOC131255317 gene encoding uncharacterized protein LOC131255317 is translated as MEIKDERFIQWPNKLRGNPDRRSKNKYCHFHWYYKHNTSDCYHLQYKIERLIEEGHLGQHIDQKENRASATEEQPIDNKPTGEIRTIFGGHKGRGDSNNAWKAHARCIRRPEVKIMILARPSKERKLDGYSVIFTDEDARGVHHPHDDTLSLRTIKDIQRLTEEWLFSIVLYLRPPISVFPSSAVEGVAACRLERRV